A region from the Triticum urartu cultivar G1812 chromosome 1, Tu2.1, whole genome shotgun sequence genome encodes:
- the LOC125511538 gene encoding phenylalanine--tRNA ligase beta subunit, cytoplasmic-like isoform X2: protein MKSDTTASLIFKTNSIKIFAEDRKRTLVAIGTHDLDTLQGPFSYEALPPQEINFIPLKQEQTSRADALMDFYRSDMKLKKFLHIIENSPVYPVIYDSNRTLLSLPPIINGAHSAITLKTRNVFIECTATDLTKANIVLNTMVAMFSEYCENKFEVEPVEVVSHDGSTAIYPDLSCYKMEVSLSDIVGPIGISLDETQVISLLNKMQLQAELCSSNGEPCISVSVPPTRSDVLHARDLVEDVAIAYGYNNVPKSKPKSMTIGGRQPLNRFSDKIRAEVARAGYMEVLTFVLTSHEENFDMLNRTDNGNKAVIIANPRTSEFEVVRSSLMSCLLKTLKHNIDHPRPIKIFEVGDVVSLDTSRDVGASNNRRLAALYCNSNSGFEEIMGLVDRIVKIVRAPHINFGQTYYVPSSEPEFFTKRQCKIVMSDGKQVGYLGIVHAEVLRKFGILDPCTFVEIDIEALL from the exons ATGAAGTCAGATACAACAGCTTCATTGATCTTCAAGACAAACTCCATCAAAATATTTGCCG AGGACAGGAAGAGAACTCTTGTTGCTATTGGTACCCATGATTTGGACACTCTGCAAGGACCCTTCTCATACGAG GCTCTACCACCACAGGAAATCAATTTTATCCCATTAAAACAG GAGCAAACGTCCAGAGCGGATGCATTGATGGATTTCTACAGA TCTGACATGAAGTTGAAGAAGTTTTTGCATATTATCGAGAATTCTCCAGTTTACCCAGTTATATATGATAGCAACAG AACTTTATTATCGTTACCTCCTATCATCAATGGTGCACATTCTGCTATCACCCTGAAGACAAGGAATGTGTTTATCGAATGCACTGCTACAGACCTTACAAAAGCAAATATTGTTCTGAATACAATG GTCGCAATGTTTTCGGAGTACTGTGAAAATAAGTTTGAAGTGGAACCAGTTGAAGTGGTATCTCATGATGGAAGCACAGCCATTTATCCTGATCTTTCATGTTATAAAATGGAAGTTTCGCTCTCTGATATTGTTGGACCCATTGGAATCTCCCTAGATGAGACGCAG GTTATCTCCCTTCTGAACAAAATGCAATTGCAAGCGGAACTTTGTTCATCAAATGGGGAGCCTTGTATTTCGGTGTCTGTCCCTCCTACAAGAAGTGATGTTCTGCATGCTCGTGATCTAGTAGAG GATGTTGCTATAGCTTATGGGTACAACAATGTGCCAAAATCAAAACCAAAGTCTATGACAATTGGTGGAAGGCAACCACTGAACCGTTTCTCTGATAAAATTCGTGCTGAG GTTGCAAGAGCTGGTTATATGGAGGTGCTCACATTTGTTTTGACTTCACACGAAGAGAACTTTGACATGCTAAACAGGACAGACAATGGAAATAAAGCAGTCATTATTGCAAACCCCCGTACTTCTGAATTTGAG GTTGTAAGAAGTAGTCTGATGTCATGTTTGTTGAAAACGCTGAAGCATAATATAGACCATCCAAGACCCATAAAG ATTTTTGAAGTTGGTGATGTAGTGTCATTGGATACTTCACGTGATGTTGGTGCCTCTAATAATCGCCGGCTTGCAGCTTTGTACTGTAATAGTAATTCTGGATTTGAG GAAATTATGGGTTTGGTGGATAGGATTGTCAAAATCGTGAGAGCTCCACACATAAATTTCGGCCAGACTTACTATGTTCCTTCAAGT GAACCCGAGTTCTTTACTAAAAGACAATGCAAAATTGTTATGAGTGATGGAAAGCAGGTTGGCTACTTAGGAATTGTCCATGCTGAG GTGCTAAGAAAATTTGGCATTCTGGACCCCTGCACCTTCGTTGAGATTGACATTGAGGCTCTTTTGTAG
- the LOC125511554 gene encoding pentatricopeptide repeat-containing protein At4g19440, chloroplastic-like, protein MKPPPQHPLLLAIRHHHRHRHRQLSSSSADAVAAAEVLGTLTTAPSPDASRDLDCLLRRLGDRGLASALSSLPSPLLAASALRLLHHLVSNDPSSSSHGHAHADDLLSPRVSALLLPSLAADRSTLPSARRLIRRLLHHHPLHTAAAAVANASSTPSSDLLLSTFLNSSARGSLRGATDAFHVLSSRGASPSVKICNMLLEALVRAGQLDAACKVFAEMRGRQNVTPNAYSYTSMIKALCRAGKVDGGLKMLAELVHAGLQQCAGVVPYNLLMDGLCKSGRVDEAFRLKERMEESKVTPSVVTFGILINGLARSQRLGEVGAVLQDMAGLGITPNEIIYNELIDCHCRRGHFSEAIRLFDEMLSKEMKSTAVTYNLIARALCKEGEMERAEQILEEMLSAGMVVHFGLFNSVVAGLLQRTGSLKSVVRLISEMIIRGMRPNDALMTACVKQLCKGEKHQEAVGIWLKMLKEGLSVNIATSNALIHGLCEGKDMEGATEVLRTMVNKGLELDSITYNIMILGCCKGNKIEEAIKLRDDMLRRGLKPNIFTFNTILHAYCILDKMEEAIHLVDQMKIEGLRPDIVSYGTIINGYCKIKDIHKVNEYLTELMTCGLEPNVVIYNALIGGYGRVGNISGAIDVLNTMKSAGIRPTNVTYCSLMHWMFHAYLVDEAKTMFEQSRENSIEVGVIGYTIMIHGFCKIGKMDEAMNYLEQMRSRGIPPNKFTYTTLMYAYCKSGNNEEASKLFDEMLSSGIVPDNVTYNTLVTGFSQVDPLDKATELPAEISSVLTQNDCLYNALVNRITRPWCQKEATSSE, encoded by the coding sequence ATGAAACCACCACCCCAGCACCCTCTCCTCCTCGCcatccgccaccaccaccgccaccgccaccgccagcTCTCCTCGTCCTCTGCTGACGCCGTGGCCGCAGCTGAGGTTCTGGGGACGCTCACCACCGCCCCTTCACCTGACGCGTCGCGCGACCTCGATTGCCTGCTCCGCCGCCTAGGCGACCGCGGTCTGGCATCCGCCCTCTCATCCCTTCCTTCCCCCCTCCTAGCGGCGTCCGCCCTCCGCCTCCTTCACCACCTTGTTTCCAACGATCCCTCCTCCTCCAGCCACGGCCACGCCCACGCCGACGACCTCCTGTCCCCCCGCGTCTCCGCgctcctcctcccctccctcGCGGCCGATCGCTCCACACTCCCCTCCGCTCGCCGCCTAATCAGGCGCCTCCTACATCACCACCCCCTCCACACTGCCGCAGCGGCTGTGGCCAACGCCTCCTCCACCCCCTCATCGGATTTACTCCTCAGCACCTTCCTCAACTCCTCCGCACGTGGTTCCCTCAGGGGTGCCACGGACGCCTTCCATGTGCTCTCTTCCCGGGGCGCTTCGCCCTCCGTTAAGATCTGCAATATGCTCCTTGAAGCTCTTGTGCGTGCTGGCCAGCTTGACGCCGCTTGCAAGGTGTTTGCTGAAATGCGTGGTCGTCAGAACGTCACTCCGAATGCATACTCATATACCTCTATGATCAAGGCCCTTTGCAGGGCTGGAAAGGTGGACGGCGGTCTTAAGATGCTTGCAGAGTTAGTCCATGCTGGGCTGCAGCAATGTGCTGGTGTAGTGCCATACAATCTGCTGATGGATGGACTTTGCAAGAGTGGAAGAGTAGACGAGGCTTTTCGGCTGAAGGAGAGGATGGAAGAGAGCAAGGTGACTCCGAGCGTGGTCACCTTTGGCATTCTGATCAATGGTCTTGCAAGAAGTCAGCGCCTTGGGGAGGTTGGTGCAGTGTTGCAGGACATGGCTGGGTTAGGAATCACCCCAAATGAGATCATTTACAATGAGCTTATTGATTGCCATTGTCGGAGGGGGCATTTCTCAGAAGCAATCAGGTTGTTTGATGAAATGCTCTCAAAGGAGATGAAGTCAACAGCAGTGACTTACAACTTGATTGCTAGAGCTCTATGCAAGGAAGGGGAGATGGAGCGTGCTGAGCAGATATTGGAGGAGATGTTATCGGCTGGGATGGTAGTTCATTTTGGTTTGTTTAATTCAGTGGTTGCAGGGCTTCTCCAAAGGACTGGAAGTTTGAAGTCTGTGGTAAGGCTTATAAGCGAAATGATTATAAGAGGTATGCGACCAAATGATGCTCTCATGACAGCTTGTGTGAAGCAGCTTTGCAAGGGCGAAAAACACCAAGAAGCAGTTGGAATTTGGTTGAAGATGTTGAAGGAAGGTTTATCTGTCAATATTGCAACTTCTAATGCATTGATTCATGGGCTTTGTGAGGGGAAGGACATGGAAGGAGCTACTGAGGTTCTAAGGACCATGGTTAATAAGGGGCTTGAACTGGATAGCATCACTTATAACATAATGATACTAGGTTGCTGCAAAGGCAATAAAATAGAGGAAGCAATTAAACTCCGTGATGACATGCTCAGAAGAGGGTTGAAGCCTAATATTTTCACGTTTAATACAATACTACATGCTTATTGCATTTTGGATAAAATGGAAGAGGCCATTCACCTGGTGGATCAGATGAAAATTGAGGGACTTCGGCCAGATATAGTGTCATATGGCACTATAATAAATGGATATTGTAAAATAAAGGATATTCATAAAGTAAATGAATATTTGACTGAACTGATGACCTGTGGATTAGAACCAAATGTAGTAATCTATAATGCACTTATTGGTGGTTATGGTAGAGTTGGTAACATTTCTGGTGCAATTGATGTCCTTAACACTATGAAGTCTGCTGGCATAAGACCAACTAATGTAACTTACTGCAGTCTTATGCACTGGATGTTCCATGCTTATCTTGTTGACGAGGCGAAGACCATGTTTGAACAAAGCAGAGAAAACAGCATTGAGGTGGGAGTAATTGGCTACACAATTATGATACATGGTTTTTGCAAAATAGGAAAAATGGATGAAGCTATGAATTACTTGGAGCAAATGCGGTCCAGGGGTATACCTCCAAATAAGTTTACTTATACCACTCTGATGTATGCCTATTGTAAATCTGGTAATAATGAAGAAGCCTCCAAGCTTTTTGATGAGATGCTGAGCTCAGGAATTGTTCCTGACAACGTTACTTACAATACACTAGTTACAGGGTTTTCTCAAGTGGATCCATTGGACAAGGCTACAGAACTGCCTGCTGAAATATCAAGTGTTTTGACACAGAATGATTGTTTGTACAATGCATTAGTTAATAGGATAACCAGACCTTGGTGCCAGAAAGAAGCTACTTCCAGTGAATGA
- the LOC125511538 gene encoding phenylalanine--tRNA ligase beta subunit, cytoplasmic-like isoform X1, with the protein MLQMHVRPQTSQIRPYVVCAVLRGVTFDEVRYNSFIDLQDKLHQNICRKRTLVAIGTHDLDTLQGPFSYEALPPQEINFIPLKQEQTSRADALMDFYRSDMKLKKFLHIIENSPVYPVIYDSNRTLLSLPPIINGAHSAITLKTRNVFIECTATDLTKANIVLNTMVAMFSEYCENKFEVEPVEVVSHDGSTAIYPDLSCYKMEVSLSDIVGPIGISLDETQVISLLNKMQLQAELCSSNGEPCISVSVPPTRSDVLHARDLVEDVAIAYGYNNVPKSKPKSMTIGGRQPLNRFSDKIRAEVARAGYMEVLTFVLTSHEENFDMLNRTDNGNKAVIIANPRTSEFEVVRSSLMSCLLKTLKHNIDHPRPIKIFEVGDVVSLDTSRDVGASNNRRLAALYCNSNSGFEEIMGLVDRIVKIVRAPHINFGQTYYVPSSEPEFFTKRQCKIVMSDGKQVGYLGIVHAEVLRKFGILDPCTFVEIDIEALL; encoded by the exons ATGCTTCAGATGCATGTTAGACCGCAG ACGTCACAAATTAGACCATATGTAGTTTGTGCTGTCCTAAGAGGAGTAACTTTTGATGAAGTCAGATACAACAGCTTCATTGATCTTCAAGACAAACTCCATCAAAATATTTGCCG GAAGAGAACTCTTGTTGCTATTGGTACCCATGATTTGGACACTCTGCAAGGACCCTTCTCATACGAG GCTCTACCACCACAGGAAATCAATTTTATCCCATTAAAACAG GAGCAAACGTCCAGAGCGGATGCATTGATGGATTTCTACAGA TCTGACATGAAGTTGAAGAAGTTTTTGCATATTATCGAGAATTCTCCAGTTTACCCAGTTATATATGATAGCAACAG AACTTTATTATCGTTACCTCCTATCATCAATGGTGCACATTCTGCTATCACCCTGAAGACAAGGAATGTGTTTATCGAATGCACTGCTACAGACCTTACAAAAGCAAATATTGTTCTGAATACAATG GTCGCAATGTTTTCGGAGTACTGTGAAAATAAGTTTGAAGTGGAACCAGTTGAAGTGGTATCTCATGATGGAAGCACAGCCATTTATCCTGATCTTTCATGTTATAAAATGGAAGTTTCGCTCTCTGATATTGTTGGACCCATTGGAATCTCCCTAGATGAGACGCAG GTTATCTCCCTTCTGAACAAAATGCAATTGCAAGCGGAACTTTGTTCATCAAATGGGGAGCCTTGTATTTCGGTGTCTGTCCCTCCTACAAGAAGTGATGTTCTGCATGCTCGTGATCTAGTAGAG GATGTTGCTATAGCTTATGGGTACAACAATGTGCCAAAATCAAAACCAAAGTCTATGACAATTGGTGGAAGGCAACCACTGAACCGTTTCTCTGATAAAATTCGTGCTGAG GTTGCAAGAGCTGGTTATATGGAGGTGCTCACATTTGTTTTGACTTCACACGAAGAGAACTTTGACATGCTAAACAGGACAGACAATGGAAATAAAGCAGTCATTATTGCAAACCCCCGTACTTCTGAATTTGAG GTTGTAAGAAGTAGTCTGATGTCATGTTTGTTGAAAACGCTGAAGCATAATATAGACCATCCAAGACCCATAAAG ATTTTTGAAGTTGGTGATGTAGTGTCATTGGATACTTCACGTGATGTTGGTGCCTCTAATAATCGCCGGCTTGCAGCTTTGTACTGTAATAGTAATTCTGGATTTGAG GAAATTATGGGTTTGGTGGATAGGATTGTCAAAATCGTGAGAGCTCCACACATAAATTTCGGCCAGACTTACTATGTTCCTTCAAGT GAACCCGAGTTCTTTACTAAAAGACAATGCAAAATTGTTATGAGTGATGGAAAGCAGGTTGGCTACTTAGGAATTGTCCATGCTGAG GTGCTAAGAAAATTTGGCATTCTGGACCCCTGCACCTTCGTTGAGATTGACATTGAGGCTCTTTTGTAG